The Xyrauchen texanus isolate HMW12.3.18 chromosome 25, RBS_HiC_50CHRs, whole genome shotgun sequence genome includes the window GATATAAGCATTGTAATGTATTTACCTAACGGATACTGTGAACCATATCTGAAACAtttcaataaacaatattttattcttaaaattgtgttttatttgaacagcacacattcaaattttgtatttaaatatttattatttgcatttatatgtatttattgacataataaaaacagaatgcaattaaaataatatattcttaAAGAAATTCTCCAACTGAAGTCCTTTTGTTGTTACCCAAAGAGCCATCAGAGAAATGTGCTCTTCATTTCCTGTCCACTGCTTTCCACTCTCTTTGATCTCAGAGCCCCAGCCTCCACTACAATCTCCGTCTTGTTTCTCTTAGCAAAAAGCTTGCTGATATCCAGAAAGGTTTTGTTTTTAGTCTCTGGGATGACCACCCAGATGTAGATAAGTGTGGCAAGACAGACACAAGAGAAAATGATGAAGCTGTATGCACCCAGGCCTTTCTGTAGACAGATCCACAAACAAAAACCATGAGGGGCACATTTTTTCTTATCAACTCCTTCAAGCTCACTTTGATCCCATAGGAAAGACAAATAACAAATTACAGTTCTTAATTAGCTTTACTGTTTCACCTAGACAGCAATGCGATTGAATGGAGACTTCAGCTAAATTCTACTACTTCTCAAATATTTCTCATGAGAAAAAGACCCAAGTAATTTGACATGTCTCTTTCTAGAGAAGTTTCAGAATGGAACTAAACAATGAgccagtttacatgcacaccaattcTCTGATAACtcctaaaaatgtgtttattttaaaaaaatcagacaaagcaagaaaacctgtgcttacatatatataaataatctttttattctaaacttttaaagaggcatgcacacaacacttgttCACATTAAGCCAGTAAGAACACCGGTAAAGGTGTTTATATGTAATGTGAAATTTGGGTAATaggcaaaaatctacccatgcCAATTGTTTTTTCTTGAGCAGTTCATGACCTCATGACCGATAAAGGAAAACTgtctaatgcatttacatgaccacatgttGTATACACAgtaatgcacaaaagaactttaaacaatatttctattcttctaattcattacatttacaataccaaattcttatgaatgtgttATCTCGGGAGTCGCGTGGCACCTTGCGAGGTTCGGACACGTGAGCGGCGAGTTCTGcgtactttgctagttttaatactttttgtatcATAAACctgtgagattcaatacaccttGATTCTTAACTGTTCAAGGAAGACAAtctgtcaaataattcaaaatcctctggcttTGCAGAAATTAAAAGACAATtctgtgctcaagctgaagcccctgaaCAGCAGGCTTCACCATTTGGATGGTGAAGTGAAAGAAATTCGGCGTCAATTGATGAACATGTCTGCAATGCTGATTTAGAGGATCTTGTTGTAATACGTAGATAAATCACTGCCATgcagacgaaattcactgagatggttacaagagtgaggGATGATGAGAAATTGATCAATTATCTGgggtcattggagagggaattagcggctaatctgctagcgaccaaTATGGTGAAAACCCTGGACAGGCTCTTCCCAAGTCTGACATAAaaggccataagatggaaatcgagcaagctaaCAGAGTTCCGGCTCAGAAATCCATGGAGGGAGACAGGCTCTgataaattctggccaaatttctgagatcatccaataaagatttcATGTTacgtgaggagtaaaggaaggctttcttggaagaatcacagcattttcttgttcccagacattgcaaattcaacaagagagaaacgtgattgattcaaggaatgtaagaaacacTTACAGCAacagaaggtcacttttgcactgatgtaacTGGCCATATTGAGagtagatactaaggatggcttcaaaatatttacatgcctacAGCttgcaatgtccttcataaagtcaatggactgagtaagtcatgTTGTGGTACTGTCGatgcctgactcactgaacatttacTTGACTGCCCAAGGAAAGTgcgtgccttttttgtttctttttgtgctggttcctggtggagtttgttttgtggaataacactccttccgGACaggttgtggatgaatctgcacattctttgtgcttatgcctcctattggcaggagtttgttttgtggaatatttcttgcaggacattggagtgattaggtaatttgttgcactcatgtaacagccgaatgggccggctcactgaacattcgtttgactgcatGAGGAAactgaaggacttttattttattttatgctggTTCCGCTAGTAGCTGGAGCTTtctttgtggaggaacacaccttcgggacaatTATGTGGAGGAATCTTCATGCTCTTTGTCCTTtcgcctcctattggctggagtttgttttatagattattttctgttgtgtaattctgtctcacaaaatttgtattcaAGCACCCGTCTTGAgaaatccgatggcaaagttgttgcgggggctctcgtaggcgtacatggactgtttgagggATGGAAGCCAGTTGCCGCTGTTGTGCGCGGGGTaaatgcacacgtttttcttttttctgtttttttattctgaGGGATGtccagggtttgattgttgcactaatgttggaatgtggtcattataatttttcatactcaatctattttttctaatttgtcaaaatgtcaaatgttaatatgagcggATTGCCTCTCTCCACGTAAAATGTgaatggttggggcaccccataaaaagaaggaaggttatttcttaatAGAATaagattttggctaatatttacgcacctaacgctgataatcatggcttttttatagatcttgaagggatgttgcaagctgttataatattgggaggagacagtgatgcttcacaggatgtgtaaaaatcttgatcttacagctatttggagacttttgaacccatctggtagggactatacattttagttttattaaatTTCTATatgatttactctagaatagattttcatctgttgttgctcaattggaaacatcttagtcacagatcatgccctggtgagtttagaggtattgccacatacaaagaaaaataaatcatatagttggtgcttaaatgtatctcttttgaaaaatcctgaatttcaataATTCAGACAAACAATGTTAAAGgccgaaatcaatgtttatatggagaccaaccggtcctcagtatcctctgcgtgcatggcttgggaggcactaaaggctgttcttaggggtcagatcatacagtatgcctcagtcatcaaaaaatctaaagcacgagaactcgtggagttggaagggaatattaaaagtgcagcgTCAGAGCTGAAGCGCAGAATGTcgcctgatggcctcagagaattaacacgattgaaatacagatttaatactattttgtcatggagacagtcatactttgagtcaggggacaaagcaggaaaacttctggcttcatgtataaagcagagagagtaatttctaccattccctcagtgaaatctgctggtggtgacatttttacctcagccactgatattaataatgcttttaaagaattctagcTTGATCTCTATATttccatgtcttcatctactgataaAGATaatagaaattttgtggaaccattagaaatccctaaaaaattatcttgattcggaaataaccttggaggagcttggcaatgGAATTAACAGACGGCTTTGCAGCTGAATTATTttaatcttatgctacagaactcgctccacttttgttagaagtttatacagaatcattaaagaatggaaagcttccaccaaccatgacacaagcctggatcagtctgattcttaaaaaggacaaagatccaagtgtgatgatgatcagactccggtcacttCCATCTCACTTGATgatgaaaaggcgtttgataagGTAGattgggattatctttttaagattttggaaatatacgggttcgggaatacttttattggatgggctaaattactttatagacaccctgtagcagcggtacaaacaaatggattaatttcagattattttactctggataggggcacctggcagggttgccctctttcccctttATTGTTctttcttgccctggaaccattagcagccgctaagaaaggaggatgattttccatttctggtggcgggaggtgtggtccatgcttttgctttacacaaatgatattttattatacatatcTGACCCCTCTAGATCTTGCCGTGCCTTCTCAGgatagagtcaattggtctaaatccgaagctttgtctctgacagcatactgcccagctTTTCTGCTGGGtctcttccagtggcccaaacagggcattaagtatttgggtattttatactcattaaatttgtgtgatttagttagagtttattttgaccccttaataacaAGGTTTTCgtgtgatgtgggcaggtgggcttcattacatttatctatgattgggatggttaattttattaaaattaattgcttTCCATAATTCAActtcctgctacaatctctccctgtagatgtctcaatctcttatttcaagcaatttgataacatagcgaagtccttcatttggaatggaaagcgtcccagattacatttcagtaagttgcatagacCGAATGAAAAAGGTGGGCTAGTCCTACCCAagatttttctttattattatgcattcggtctcagacatttggctcattggtcgcttccacctgagagagcccctccctggttttgtattgaacaggaatttcttgcccctattttgctatttcaaagcctctctatcaaactaaccggagaagttaagttacactccgtcatctcacatttgcacttggtatggactaaagtgtccagagtgtttaattctgacatttatttaaatgttgcctcgagcatatggttGAACcagaaattatgtattaataagcccctttctgctggtcagagtggattgtgattgTGTGGTtgctacactctgtgacctatttGAGAGTGATGTGTTGAGATCccttgaaaatttggttcaacattttgggattcccagatctcagttctataggtatttacagctgcaccacctgctctctACAATATTTGTGAGTAGCATACACCTCCTAAAGcggcagacactctgggagtggtgattactgcttttggaaaaggtcatgacacatcagtgtattactctctgctaattcagagtctgggggacggagctttaagttctatcaagagattatgggagaaagattttaacttgaaattggaggagggagtgtgggctaggtttctaaaaaacatcaagtctgtatctagagatgcaagggtgctccatatgcaattcaagattttacatagattctattggaccaccTCTAGAATGTATAGGTttgatcttaaagacacacccacctgctggcgatgccagtcagaggatggagacacagCTCATGTTGTTTGGTGGTGTGCTGAGATCCattaattttggttgaaggttcagagttttgtgtctGATGTTTTTGGCACTCAggtttcgttttgccccagactctgtgttttgggaGATGGGGTGGTAATCGATATAGGAGATAAAGACATAATGTTATGACAGGCAGGCAGATTGTTTTAAGGGggtggaagtcggctggagcgccctcaaTTCGAGAGTGGTGCGAGGAGATAGAGTTAGGGGTTAGGTtagtttgaaatatatatataagtttgtgtgtgtgtgtgtgtacttgtgtgtgtgagaccaaGGGGATGTTCTTTGGGGGTCGGGGTGGGTTTGTTGATTGGAGAGGGGTAGtagtgggagttaaatgttgattcattgaatatatatgttttgtttttctttgacatctctatgaatcaataaaaatgttaatcttaaTGATGAATGTACTCTCTCTGTTTTCGATAGATGGTGTTTGACAGGTGATGGAACAGGATGTAACTGGAGATGAACATCAGAATTCAATTGCACTTGGCCCAGCCCATTACCGCTTTGTGCACGCAATtccaccaaacccacttgcgcctagacttgaTTTGCATGAAAACACCAAAACTTCATGGACATACCAATTGACTTTACatgtatgacttatggcatagcactGCAGTTAGCtttcttaaaatagggccctatatGTTTGACAATTGTCTTCTTTTTTTACTtctaatttatttagttttagttcTCAAAGAGTCCTCAGTCTTCAGCTGAGAACCTTCAAACTACCAAAAGTAGAAGGATTTGCATTGATGACAAGATTTTTTAAATCATTCGAAATTTCAACCATTAAAAATGGACAGACTCCACCGATCTTTTGAAGCAGAACTCTGATTTGTCAATGGTTCCTTTGAACTCTGACCTCTAAAAAGGGGAAGACCAGGCCAACTGTGAAGTTTGAGAGCCAGTGAACCGAGCCGGCCACCATGAAGGCTGGTGGTCGAGAAGACTGCCGGAACATCTCTGTGGTGATTACATAAGGAATAGGACCTGCGAAGAGATGCAACAAAGTTGTCAAACCTTGAAATTATTTCATCAGGCACCTTTTTAGACAGAAAAATACACAGTAAATaatttggacccactttatattaggtgtcattaactactatgtacttaagcatttattACAATGTACTCATAATGCACATACAGTACTTGTTATTtaattgtacttacatttaaagtacctgcttttaattacatctgtagttacactgttaaccttatccctgaccctaaacctaaccctaacccaacacttaccctaaACCCTTTACATCCAGCTTTAAATTTGTAAAAGTTGTGACAAATTTACAACCTGCAGTGATAATTTTAGTATAATTTTTTAACTACTTTGAATTAAATTACTGATGAGATGAAGCTCTAAAAAGTCATAAAATTGAGCAGAAATGTCAGAAATTACTGCTACAAGTTAAATGGATAAAAACAAGGATGTTTTTATAACATAATCATTAAAATTGTTTTACAGCATACAAGATTGCTTGAAGCACTGTGGTGCTTTTGCAATCTGCTTTATAGCCAATTTAAAGCACAACCACTTTTCTTGTGTTTACTCTAGCGTTTTAATGTAAAGTCCCTGAACCGCAGCATAAATCCATTGCCATTTCCCACAAAGGAATAAAACTGTATGGGAAGGAGGGTGTGAATTAACTGGAATGCAGCGAGCTCCCTGTGTCCCTGTTGGATAGGTCTAAATGGGATTGCTGTGAACTCACTTGGGCCAATGGCATGTCCAATGACATAAACAATGACACAAACAATGCTGATGTAGGGCATCCAATCCAGTTTTGTCTGTGGGTGGAATGTACAGTGAGGAAATTAATGTGAGGTACATTTACCACATTTATAGCCTTGCATTTCACATAGACCCAGGAGTCAAATTTGTCAGCCCAGTACATTCTCTACTCTAGAATTAAAATGTCCTCTGAGACCCTGTCCAGATTTATTTACAGTTAAATTGAATTTGATTGTTCATAATATTGTGCTTTATGCCTGGGTTTGAGTAAGTACAGCATTACTATACCTGGAAGAGTAGAGCTATGGTCAGGAGAGCACAAGCTACACAGCAGATACCAAAGCCAATCAAAAGCAGCAACTTTCTGCCAGATTTCTCCACTATGAACACCTACAAAAACACATATATTATAATCTTGTTTCTTAGTGAAGGATATGAGCTTCATAACAATTATCATGTTAAATAAGTTActcaaccctgctgaaaagaccagaatatgttgtgttttggttgCTTTTCCCCAACAAGTTGTCCTGGTGTCCGCATCAGGCTTCCTAACTAGGCTAAAACAGTAAAACGTCCTAGGTCAACAAGCTTCATCCATGCTAGTTGTAGCTGGTTGACTAGAAAGGCTGTGCTAGTTGACAAGCTTAGCTTAGTTTTGCTTAATTAGCTAGATCAGcgccaaaccagcacaaaccagcTTTAACCAGGCTGAACTGGAGCAGCATGGAAATTCTagctagtcttttcagcagggaaaggGAATATTAAACAACGAGGAGCATAACTAATGCAGAAAAGCAATGTGGAATTAGAAAGTTAGTTCCTTACAGCTGCTACTGTCATGAAGACATTCACAGCTCCTGTTCCAACTGTCACATACTGAATGTGATCTTCCCTCACTCCTGCTGAGCTGTAGATGCTGTCTGCATAGTAATAAATCTGAAGGTGgggttaaaggttagattttgtgaaaaaaaaaaacatatttgaaaccTAACGTGACAATGCACTGACAAGAAAACTGATTTGGCCACAGAGGGAAGTGTGTGTAAAATAATCACTTGTGAAAATTGTGTGGTAGTACATACAGCATTGACGCCTGAGAGTTGTTGGCCCATGTTCAGGATGATAACAGACAGCAGCTGCCAGCGCAGTGAGTGGAAGGTGAGGAGGTTGAGCACGGAGAGATGGCCCTCGGCTCGTTCCGATTGATCCTCATCATGCATCTCGCACAGCTCTTCATCTACATCCTCCCAGCCACGCAGCTGCTGCAGTGCTGAAACACAGCTCAACAGAGCGAGAGGGCATCAAGGCAAACCCCTCAGAGCATTCGTATGTGAATTGAACTGTCTAAAACAAAGAATCCTCTTACAAAAGATTCTAGGTAGAAACATTGAATCGAATGGATAGAGAATAGCATAAAGTTGAATAGCCTGGCCTATAATAACATGCGTAGGAGTATAGTAGGCTATCATTAATGTATTTACAATGTTAATTGTAACTCATTGGGTATAATTAATGTTATGAAACGTTATTctgaatatttataattatttattatggaTCCATGTCACATATCTGGATTTGGAACCTGGAAGTAAACTAAAGAAGGGCAAATTTCTATCCACTTTTTCCTGAATAACTGAAAagcctgtttttgttttccagtctccagttccctgtctgtcgctcactttgcaGTTGTGtagaatgaagcgacactaggggacttctttgaaggcctcgttTACAtatgaatttgagaaaaggccaatgagaaattggcagacagaatttgcatgtccatcccccagacatacgggcataaaaggAGGAAATCAtgagtctgtccattcagatttcttcttcggagccgagtggttgtgcgatcagcgagctgaattgacttactgttccactcacctctgtagagcgtatgctgttggatctacgccgCATGTCagaggctttctccttctctgcacggcaatgcagctttgcccctgggcgcttcaacagcgcttctaaaagagagtattttctgtaaaagagtttaaattctctaaaagagcaatatacagctggcgttgaacgtccttttcaggacgcatctttataaagatgcccttccacccctgtgtagttcctggatgcggtcgatttctctccactcctgacggtcacagatgctgcctcgtg containing:
- the LOC127619326 gene encoding solute carrier family 2, facilitated glucose transporter member 5-like, giving the protein MEVENEMKTFERKGRLTLVLALASLISAFGSSFQYGYNVAVINSPAPDMQLFYTQIYEDRYGPMTDNLLTLLWSVTVSMYPLGGFFGSLMVAPLVNKFGRKGTLLFNNIFSIVPAIMMGVSEVGKSFEIIIAARFLVGICAGLSSNVVPMYLGELSPKNFRGAIGIVPQLFITIGILTAQVFGIRSILGNKEGWAIMLGLTGIPAVIELLLLPFFPESPRYMLIQKGDEKTARKALQQLRGWEDVDEELCEMHDEDQSERAEGHLSVLNLLTFHSLRWQLLSVIILNMGQQLSGVNAIYYYADSIYSSAGVREDHIQYVTVGTGAVNVFMTVAAVFIVEKSGRKLLLLIGFGICCVACALLTIALLFQTKLDWMPYISIVCVIVYVIGHAIGPSPIPYVITTEMFRQSSRPPAFMVAGSVHWLSNFTVGLVFPFLEKGLGAYSFIIFSCVCLATLIYIWVVIPETKNKTFLDISKLFAKRNKTEIVVEAGALRSKRVESSGQEMKSTFL